One region of Takifugu flavidus isolate HTHZ2018 chromosome 14, ASM371156v2, whole genome shotgun sequence genomic DNA includes:
- the kcnip1b gene encoding Kv channel-interacting protein 1b isoform X1 — translation MAGCTSRCRQGVLKLIQSLQRLVSGTLTKDKADDELEMTTVCHRPEALDQLEAQTNFSKQELQILYRGFKNECPSGVVNEETFKHIYAQFFPHGDASMYAHYLFNAFDTANNGSIKFKDFVTGMSILLRGTVREKLEWTFHLYDINRDGYINREEMTEIVRAIYDMMGKYTYPALKGDVPQQHVDAFFQKMDKNKDGVVTLEEFVIACQEDETMMRSMQLFENVM, via the exons ATGGCTGGCTGTACCAGCCGCTGCCGACAGGGGGTGCTCAAACTAATCCAGTCCCTTCAGAGGTTGGTGTCAGGAACCCTCACAAAAG ATAAAGCAGATGATGAGCTGGAGATGACCACGGTGTGTCACAGGCCCGAGGCCCTCGATCAGCTCGAGGCTCAGACTAACTTCTCCAAACAGGAGCTGCAGATCCTCTACCGTGGGTTTAAGAAT GAATGTCCTAGTGGTGTGGTGAATGAGGAGACATTTAAGCACATATACGCACAGTTCTTCCCTCACGGAG ATGCAAGCATGTATGCGCATTATCTATTCAACGCCTTCGACACTGCAAACAATGGCTCCATCAAATTTAAG GACTTTGTAACAGGGATGTCTATACTGCTGCGAGGCACAGTGAGGGAAAAGCTGGAGTGGACCTTCCACCTCTACGACATCAACAGGGATGGCTACATAAACAGAGAG GAAATGACCGAGATCGTGAGAGCCATCTATGACATGATGGGCAAGTACACCTACCCCGCGCTGAAGGGAGATGTCCCCCAGCAGCACGTGGACGCTTTCTTTCAG AAAATggataaaaacaaagatggagtGGTGACTTTAGAGGAGTTCGTCATAGCCTGTCAGGAG GATGAAACCATGATGAGATCCATGCAGCTGTTTGAAAACGTGATGTAG
- the kcnip1b gene encoding Kv channel-interacting protein 1b isoform X2, translating into MGAVVGTLTMQAKQRRPSRDKADDELEMTTVCHRPEALDQLEAQTNFSKQELQILYRGFKNECPSGVVNEETFKHIYAQFFPHGDASMYAHYLFNAFDTANNGSIKFKDFVTGMSILLRGTVREKLEWTFHLYDINRDGYINREEMTEIVRAIYDMMGKYTYPALKGDVPQQHVDAFFQKMDKNKDGVVTLEEFVIACQEDETMMRSMQLFENVM; encoded by the exons ATGGGTGCAGTGGTGGGCACTTTGACCATGCAAGCCAAGCAGAGGAGACCATCAAGAG ATAAAGCAGATGATGAGCTGGAGATGACCACGGTGTGTCACAGGCCCGAGGCCCTCGATCAGCTCGAGGCTCAGACTAACTTCTCCAAACAGGAGCTGCAGATCCTCTACCGTGGGTTTAAGAAT GAATGTCCTAGTGGTGTGGTGAATGAGGAGACATTTAAGCACATATACGCACAGTTCTTCCCTCACGGAG ATGCAAGCATGTATGCGCATTATCTATTCAACGCCTTCGACACTGCAAACAATGGCTCCATCAAATTTAAG GACTTTGTAACAGGGATGTCTATACTGCTGCGAGGCACAGTGAGGGAAAAGCTGGAGTGGACCTTCCACCTCTACGACATCAACAGGGATGGCTACATAAACAGAGAG GAAATGACCGAGATCGTGAGAGCCATCTATGACATGATGGGCAAGTACACCTACCCCGCGCTGAAGGGAGATGTCCCCCAGCAGCACGTGGACGCTTTCTTTCAG AAAATggataaaaacaaagatggagtGGTGACTTTAGAGGAGTTCGTCATAGCCTGTCAGGAG GATGAAACCATGATGAGATCCATGCAGCTGTTTGAAAACGTGATGTAG
- the kcnip1b gene encoding Kv channel-interacting protein 1b isoform X3, protein MTTVCHRPEALDQLEAQTNFSKQELQILYRGFKNECPSGVVNEETFKHIYAQFFPHGDASMYAHYLFNAFDTANNGSIKFKDFVTGMSILLRGTVREKLEWTFHLYDINRDGYINREEMTEIVRAIYDMMGKYTYPALKGDVPQQHVDAFFQKMDKNKDGVVTLEEFVIACQEDETMMRSMQLFENVM, encoded by the exons ATGACCACGGTGTGTCACAGGCCCGAGGCCCTCGATCAGCTCGAGGCTCAGACTAACTTCTCCAAACAGGAGCTGCAGATCCTCTACCGTGGGTTTAAGAAT GAATGTCCTAGTGGTGTGGTGAATGAGGAGACATTTAAGCACATATACGCACAGTTCTTCCCTCACGGAG ATGCAAGCATGTATGCGCATTATCTATTCAACGCCTTCGACACTGCAAACAATGGCTCCATCAAATTTAAG GACTTTGTAACAGGGATGTCTATACTGCTGCGAGGCACAGTGAGGGAAAAGCTGGAGTGGACCTTCCACCTCTACGACATCAACAGGGATGGCTACATAAACAGAGAG GAAATGACCGAGATCGTGAGAGCCATCTATGACATGATGGGCAAGTACACCTACCCCGCGCTGAAGGGAGATGTCCCCCAGCAGCACGTGGACGCTTTCTTTCAG AAAATggataaaaacaaagatggagtGGTGACTTTAGAGGAGTTCGTCATAGCCTGTCAGGAG GATGAAACCATGATGAGATCCATGCAGCTGTTTGAAAACGTGATGTAG
- the npm1a gene encoding nucleophosmin 1a isoform X2 yields the protein MNGLDEETMAPQTFLYGCLLEAGKEVVFNPEDDGFEHQLDLRMACVDPKTKDELHMVEMEGQDAEGQKVKAVLVSLKPSSLPSACLGGFTITPPAAFRLKAGSGPIHISGQHLVMMEADQSFDEDDDDEEEEEEEEEEEDVKTSKKRPAASPASKSQKKMKMDLEEDGDDEDDDDDDDDEDEEDDEDDDEEEDIEESPVKAKATPSKQKPPAQNGKSPKPNTPAQKQVKTPKGKGDKPKTSPSPKAALTLPEVKAKMMEAVKKGVTLPKAQPKFENFLKNGYRVADPEVVAELWKWRQTVKDSK from the exons ATGAACGGTTTAGACGAAGAAACGATGGCACCGCAGACCTTCCTCTACG GGTGTTTGCTGGAAGCTGGGAAGGAGGTCGTGTTCAACCCAGAGGACGATGGATTTGAGCATCAACTGGACCTAAGGATG gcttGTGTGGACccaaaaacaaaagatgaaCTCCACATGGTTGAGATGGAAGGACAAGACGCAGAGGGCCAGAAAGTCAAGGCAGTTCTGGTCTCACTTaagccctcctctctgcccagT GCTTGCCTGGGTGGGTTCACCATCACGCCTCCAGCAGCCTTCCGTCTAAAAGCAGGTTCTGGTCCAATTCACATAAGTGGACAGCACCTCGTCA TGATGGAGGCCGATCAGTCCTTCgacgaggatgatgatgatgaagaggaggaggaggaagaagaagaggaggaagatgttaAAACGTCAAAGAAAAGACCTGCTGCGTCACCAGCTTCAAAATCACAG aaaaaaatgaaaatggacCTGGAAGAGGATGGAGACGACGAAGACGA tgatgatgatgatgacgacgaggacgaggaggatgatgaggatgatgacgaggaagaggacatTGAGGAGTCGCCTGTTAAG GCGAAAGCAACACCGTCCAAACAGAAACCACCAGCTCAGAATGGAAAGAGTCCTAAACCAAACACCCCCGCACAGAAGCAG GTGAAGACCCCCAAAGGGAAGGGGGATAAGCCTAAAACTTCACCCTCTCCCAAAGCAGCTCTAACCCTTCCTGAAGTCAAAGCCAAAATGATGGAGGCAGTAAAGAAG GGAGTCACATTACCCAAAGCCCAGCCCAAGTTTGAGAACTTTCTGAAGAATGGATACAGAGTGGCTGACCCTGAA GTTGTGGCAGAGTTGTGGAAGTGGAGGCAGACGGTGAAGGATTCGAAATAA
- the npm1a gene encoding nucleophosmin 1a isoform X1, with the protein MNGLDEETMAPQTFLYGCLLEAGKEVVFNPEDDGFEHQLDLRMACVDPKTKDELHMVEMEGQDAEGQKVKAVLVSLKPSSLPSACLGGFTITPPAAFRLKAGSGPIHISGQHLVMMEADQSFDEDDDDEEEEEEEEEEEDVKTSKKRPAASPASKSQKKMKMDLEEDGDDEDDDDDDDDEDEEDDEDDDEEEDIEESPVKARSCFGSSSEYIWWVVSLIYFIFLVQAKATPSKQKPPAQNGKSPKPNTPAQKQVKTPKGKGDKPKTSPSPKAALTLPEVKAKMMEAVKKGVTLPKAQPKFENFLKNGYRVADPEVVAELWKWRQTVKDSK; encoded by the exons ATGAACGGTTTAGACGAAGAAACGATGGCACCGCAGACCTTCCTCTACG GGTGTTTGCTGGAAGCTGGGAAGGAGGTCGTGTTCAACCCAGAGGACGATGGATTTGAGCATCAACTGGACCTAAGGATG gcttGTGTGGACccaaaaacaaaagatgaaCTCCACATGGTTGAGATGGAAGGACAAGACGCAGAGGGCCAGAAAGTCAAGGCAGTTCTGGTCTCACTTaagccctcctctctgcccagT GCTTGCCTGGGTGGGTTCACCATCACGCCTCCAGCAGCCTTCCGTCTAAAAGCAGGTTCTGGTCCAATTCACATAAGTGGACAGCACCTCGTCA TGATGGAGGCCGATCAGTCCTTCgacgaggatgatgatgatgaagaggaggaggaggaagaagaagaggaggaagatgttaAAACGTCAAAGAAAAGACCTGCTGCGTCACCAGCTTCAAAATCACAG aaaaaaatgaaaatggacCTGGAAGAGGATGGAGACGACGAAGACGA tgatgatgatgatgacgacgaggacgaggaggatgatgaggatgatgacgaggaagaggacatTGAGGAGTCGCCTGTTAAGGCACGCTCGTGTTTTGGCAGTTCATCTGAGTACATTTGGTGGGTTGTatcacttatttattttatttttttggtacAGGCGAAAGCAACACCGTCCAAACAGAAACCACCAGCTCAGAATGGAAAGAGTCCTAAACCAAACACCCCCGCACAGAAGCAG GTGAAGACCCCCAAAGGGAAGGGGGATAAGCCTAAAACTTCACCCTCTCCCAAAGCAGCTCTAACCCTTCCTGAAGTCAAAGCCAAAATGATGGAGGCAGTAAAGAAG GGAGTCACATTACCCAAAGCCCAGCCCAAGTTTGAGAACTTTCTGAAGAATGGATACAGAGTGGCTGACCCTGAA GTTGTGGCAGAGTTGTGGAAGTGGAGGCAGACGGTGAAGGATTCGAAATAA
- the LOC130537281 gene encoding claudin-7-A-like, translating into MANSGLQILGFALALLGVIGLIIGTILPQWKMSAYVGDNIITAVAMYEGLWMSCAFQSTGQIQCKVYDSILQLNSALQATRALMIVSIILVVAGLGVSCMGMKCTTCGGDDKTRKSRIAMTGGIVILIGALCAIVACSWYAHDIIQAFYNPFTPVNTKFEFGSAIFIAWAGAFLTVVGGGMLAASCPRGKSTPRYPMSKPPSSKEYV; encoded by the exons ATGGCCAACTCGGGTCTGCAGATTTTGGGCTTCGCCCTGGCGCTCCTGGGCGTAATCGGATTGATAATCGGCACCATCCTGCCGCAGTGGAAGATGTCGGCCTATGTCGGGGACAACATCATCACCGCGGTGGCCATGTACGAGGGCCTGTGGATGTCGTGCGCCTTCCAGAGCACAGGGCAGATCCAGTGTAAAGTCTACGACTCGATCCTGCAGCTCAATA GTGCCCTGCAGGCCACTCGCGCCCTCATGATCGTCAGCATTATCCTGGTGGTGGCCGGACTGGGTGTATCCTGCATGGGAATGAAGTGCACCACCTGTGGGGGGGATGACAAAACACGCAAGTCCCGCATCGCCATGACCGGAGGCATCGTCATTCTGATTGGAG ctttgtgtGCCATCGTCGCCTGTTCCTGGTACGCCCATGACATCATCCAAGCCTTCTACAACCCTTTCACCCCTGTCAACACCAA ATTTGAGTTTGGTTCTGCCATCTTCATCGCCTGGGCCGGAGCCTTCCTGACTGTAGTGGGGGGTGGCATGCTGGCCGCATCCTGCCCAAGAGGGAAGTCTACACCCAGATACCCCATGTCCAAACCCCCCAGCAGCAAAGAGTATGTGTGA